One window of Phocoena phocoena chromosome 13, mPhoPho1.1, whole genome shotgun sequence genomic DNA carries:
- the TCTN2 gene encoding tectonic-2 produces the protein MRRLALRVGALCCWPNHGAPLRQTGDRLVVAIAPGVRLTRWRRVRRGRVLASPRFQASKTGAVLPCRPSETPGMRLPPPVPLLLRLLLLQSVLRPLWGDLVFMPPVIRMSGPAVSASLVGGTEDVTVSLTQLRDEMGFLPVPACGVLSNETGDWSLTVSPTVNSLEVTVRLKRGLPSCLSNETDPFPEAPCIVQTLLVSASRHSSCLAHLLVQVEIYANSSLAQNASENVTVIPNQVYQPLGPCPCNLTAGACDVRCCCDQECSSDLTALFRESCFPGVFGGDVNPPLDQLCSVQTARGVPDWFPFLCVQLANSPFLGYFYHGSVSSGQHAPFDMYLHTDLKDLSDFGYKQGDPVMTVDKAYFTIPQVSLAGQCMQNAPVAFLQNFDVQCVTSLEVYPERDRITNVKVKNGTMGGIVTPKVIYEEATDLGRFITNTGIMTQRFTVKFLSYNSGNEKELSGNPGYQLGKPVRALNTNRMNNVTTLHLWQSAGRGLCISATFKPILFGENALSGCLLEVGINENCTQLRENAVELLDSLIQVTHVAMRGNSNYDNLSDGWLEIIRADAPDAGADPPVGNASGICLGVPAQLNIRVLFSDAGAVEGMTQQEILGIETRFSSVTWQFQCGLTCEDEVNLFPISASVQFIKIPAQLPRPLTRFQINFTEYNCNRNEVCWPQLLYPLTQYYQGEPYSQCVAKSLLLASFITLAVFLSNPWTGICKAWNSATI, from the exons ATGCGGCGGCTGGCTTTGAGGGTGGGCGCTCTCTGCTGCTGGCCCAATCACGGTGCGCCGCTCCGCCAGACCGGCGACCGATTGGTGGTTGCCATAGCTCCGGGTGTTCGCTTGACAAGATGGCGGAGAGTTAGACGGGGCCGTGTCTTGGCGTCCCCGCGCTTCCAGGCTTCTAAGACGGGCGCGGTCCTGCCGTGCAGGCCCAGCGAGACCCCAGGCATGCGTTTGCCGCCGCCGGTCCCTCTACTCTTGAGGCTCCTTCTTCTGCAGAGCGTCTTGAGGCCTCTGTGGGGGGACCTGG TTTTCATGCCTCCTGTCATCCGCATGTCCGGCCCTGCAGTCAGCGCGTCCCTGGTTGGAGGCACCGAGGATGTGACCGTGTCCCTGACCCAGCTGCGGGACGAGATGG GATTCTTGCCAGTTCCTGCCTGCGGAGTGCTGAGCAATGAGACCGGAGACTGGAGTTTGACTGTCAGCCCCACTGTG AATTCTTTGGAAGTGACTGTGAGGTTGAAGAGGGGTCTGCCATCATGTTTGTCTAATGAGACAGATCCGTTCCCGGAGGCCCCGTGTATTGTCCAGACTCTTCTGGTTTCAGCCTCTCGTCATTCATCCTGTTTAGCACATCTACTCGTTCAAGTGGAAATTTATGCCAACTCCTCTCTGGCCCAAAATGCATCAG AGAACGTGACTGTTATTCCTAATCAGGTGTATCAGCCCCTCGGTCCTTGCCCTTGTAATTTAACAGCCGGGGCCTGTGACGTTCGCTGCTGCTGTGACCAG GAATGCTCATCAGATTTAACAGCGCTGTTCAGGGAGTCCTGTTTCCCTGGCGTTTTTGGAGGAGACGTTAATCCTCCCTTGGATCAGCTCTGCTCTGTTCAGACGGCACGTGGAGTCCCCGACTGGTTTCCGTTCCTGTGTGTGCAGCTTGCCAACTCGCCTTTCCTCGGGTACTTCTATCACGGTTCCGT TTCCTCTGGACAACACGCTCCCTTTGACATGTATTTGCATACTGATCTAAAAGACTTATCAGACTTTGGTTACAAACAAGGAGATCCAGTTATGACTGTAGATAAGGCGTATTTTACTATTCCGCAG GTATCCCTGGCTGGGCAGTGCATGCAGAATGCCCCGGTGGCCTTCCTTCAGAATTTCGACGTTCAGTGCGTTACTAGCCTGGAGGTGTACCCAGAACGAGACAGAATCACCAACGTGAAGGTAAAGAATGGTACTATGGGAG GCATAGTTACACCAAAAGTAATCTATGAGGAAGCAACTGACCTAGGCAGATTCATCACCAATACAG ggATCATGACACAGAGATTTACAGTGAAATTTTTAAGCTATAACAGTGGTAATGAAAAGGAATTGTCTGGAAATCCAG GTTACCAACTTGGCAAGCCTGTTCGAGCTCTAAACACCAACAGGATGAATAATGTCACGACTTTACACCTTTGGCAATCCG ctggaagggGTTTGTGTATATCAGCAACGTTCAAACCCattttatttggagaaaatgCACTGTCTGGGTGCCTTTTAGAAGTTGGAATTAATGAAAACTGTACTCAGCTCAG GGAGAATGCTGTTGAACTACTTGATTCATTAATACAAGTGACTCATGTTGCAATGAGAGGCAACTCCAATTACGACAATCTTAGTGATGGCTGGCTTGAAATAATAC GTGCAGATGCCCCCGATGCAGGTGCAGACCCACCTGTCGGCAACGCGAGCGGCATCTGCCTGGGTGTTCCCGCTCAGCTGAATATCCGCGTCCTCTTCTCGGATGCTGGCGCCGTAGAAGGGATGACTCAGCAGGAGATACTCGGCATAGAAACACG GTTCTCCTCGGTGACCTGGCAGTTCCAGTGTGGGCTGACTTGTGAGGATGAGGTCAACCTTTTCCCCATCAGTGCATCTGTCCAGTTTATTAAGATACCTGCACAGTTACCCCGTCCACTCACAAG ATTCCAGATCAATTTTACAGAGTACaactgtaacagaaatgaggTTTGTTGGCCGCAACTTCTATATCCGCTGACCCAGTATTATCAAG GGGAACCTTATTCTCAGTGTGTTGCCAAGAGCTTACTGTTGGCATCCTTCATCACATTAGCGGTGTTCCTCAGTAACC